The Agarilytica rhodophyticola genome has a window encoding:
- a CDS encoding DUF6362 family protein: MHRRSWDNKTVAQRFEECVSVLSKLPGNISLGHRNYWPEIKYTPREIARMEKTKTHTILQPLPDAIDRAEETLSWITLVDKPERRKLIWLRAQRMSWRSIAREVGYPKTTAQRYWNEALRTISDNLEVPVSRGNSW; this comes from the coding sequence ATGCATCGGCGTAGCTGGGATAATAAAACCGTAGCACAGCGTTTTGAGGAGTGTGTTAGCGTGTTAAGCAAGTTACCAGGAAATATATCATTAGGCCATAGAAATTATTGGCCTGAAATTAAATACACCCCACGTGAAATTGCTCGGATGGAAAAAACTAAAACACACACGATATTACAACCACTCCCCGATGCCATTGATCGCGCTGAAGAAACCTTGTCTTGGATTACGTTAGTCGATAAGCCAGAGCGGCGTAAATTAATTTGGCTTAGGGCGCAGCGTATGTCGTGGCGATCCATTGCACGAGAGGTGGGCTATCCGAAAACAACGGCACAGCGGTATTGGAATGAAGCGCTTAGGACTATTAGTGATAATTTAGAAGTACCGGTAAGTCGCGGTAACTCCTGGTAA
- a CDS encoding AAA family ATPase, producing MTINNFLDFSSANDQIDPDEQEAQLSTHEVKSRLLDQLPHVLNYLFPEGKEKQKQFIVGDIDGNKGKSLVIELHGSKAGVWHDFATGESGDIFDLWAHHKGFDIRRDFSRVIESMSQWLGTAPTSSSSTPKRKKAPPMDDLGPVTAKWNYHDSEGNLIACVYRYDPPGGKEFRPWDVKARKQQAPNPRPLYQQPAIAINDYVIFVEGEKCADALSATGNIATTAMGGANTLVDKTDWSPLQGKHVMIWPDNDEPGRTYANNAARAIAAVGALSVSILDIPKDKPEKWDVADAIDDGVDVNEFIKNTPKITIDVPAPTRAYTVSEILADETPTPDDLIEPRVLTPGGMMVLGGAPKVGKSDFILSLLMHMAAGEPFIGLKPTKRLRIFYLQAEVQYYYLRDRIRSMNMKELMLWRASDNLFITPRLNLILNNEGYSTVKNLMRKASEKEPIDVIVIDPLRNVFDGGEEGAGENDNNTMMYFLKERVERLRDEINPNAGIVIVHHTKKIQKRQLIEDPFLSFSGASSLRSYYTTGALLYKPEENKAIRKLTFELRNGIGIKDKYIDKKNGQWVEVDPESERLVNQKHGEKLDAERIRKRDQIIQLIYDESLEGRVYTIAQFAEKFEGTEGLGGNRTIVERINVNATKGWIKFFKNTDDYDLPKAARSKFGYACVEDMRLPSKNIIDDDTGDTKTIYKRVKPTHYKCAQSGSVLPVENPDVWVYSDTENDE from the coding sequence ATGACCATTAATAACTTTTTAGATTTTAGTTCGGCGAATGACCAAATCGATCCGGATGAGCAAGAGGCACAACTCTCAACTCATGAGGTCAAGTCACGTTTACTGGATCAATTGCCTCATGTGTTGAACTATTTATTCCCTGAAGGCAAAGAGAAACAAAAACAATTTATTGTGGGAGATATTGACGGTAATAAAGGTAAAAGTCTTGTGATCGAGCTGCACGGAAGTAAAGCAGGCGTATGGCATGATTTTGCGACGGGTGAGAGTGGTGATATTTTTGATTTATGGGCGCATCATAAAGGCTTTGATATTCGTCGGGATTTTTCACGTGTCATTGAATCCATGTCACAGTGGTTGGGGACAGCACCGACGTCCTCTTCATCAACACCGAAAAGAAAAAAAGCACCCCCAATGGATGACTTAGGTCCAGTAACAGCGAAATGGAATTACCATGATAGTGAGGGTAATTTAATTGCTTGTGTGTACCGCTATGATCCTCCTGGCGGGAAGGAGTTTAGACCTTGGGATGTAAAAGCCCGGAAACAACAGGCACCAAACCCAAGACCACTGTATCAACAGCCCGCGATCGCAATTAACGACTACGTTATTTTTGTTGAAGGTGAAAAGTGCGCGGATGCCTTATCCGCTACCGGTAATATTGCAACAACAGCCATGGGAGGTGCTAATACACTGGTAGATAAAACAGATTGGTCGCCGCTTCAAGGCAAACACGTGATGATATGGCCTGATAACGACGAACCAGGACGCACCTATGCTAACAATGCGGCACGGGCTATCGCCGCTGTAGGGGCGCTTTCAGTGAGTATTTTGGACATCCCTAAAGATAAACCGGAAAAGTGGGATGTGGCAGACGCTATTGATGACGGTGTCGACGTTAACGAGTTTATTAAAAACACACCTAAGATAACGATTGATGTGCCTGCACCTACACGTGCATATACGGTAAGTGAAATACTTGCGGATGAAACGCCTACGCCAGATGATTTAATTGAGCCTCGCGTACTCACCCCCGGTGGTATGATGGTGTTAGGGGGTGCCCCTAAGGTGGGTAAATCGGACTTTATTTTATCATTGCTCATGCATATGGCTGCAGGTGAGCCTTTTATAGGACTGAAGCCAACAAAACGATTACGTATATTTTATTTGCAAGCTGAAGTGCAGTATTACTATTTGCGTGACCGTATTAGAAGTATGAATATGAAGGAACTCATGCTCTGGCGTGCGTCCGATAATTTATTTATTACCCCTCGGTTAAACCTTATTTTAAATAACGAGGGCTACAGTACCGTAAAAAATCTGATGCGAAAAGCCTCTGAGAAGGAACCTATCGACGTTATTGTGATCGATCCCTTACGTAATGTTTTTGATGGGGGTGAAGAGGGCGCAGGTGAAAATGATAACAACACTATGATGTATTTTTTAAAGGAGCGTGTCGAAAGATTACGTGATGAAATTAATCCTAATGCTGGCATTGTTATTGTGCATCACACAAAAAAAATACAGAAGCGGCAATTAATCGAAGACCCCTTCTTATCTTTTTCTGGCGCGAGCAGTTTACGTAGTTACTACACCACAGGAGCATTGTTATATAAACCAGAGGAAAATAAAGCGATACGAAAACTTACCTTTGAATTACGTAATGGTATAGGGATTAAAGACAAATACATCGATAAGAAAAATGGGCAATGGGTAGAGGTAGATCCTGAAAGTGAACGTCTAGTTAATCAAAAACATGGAGAGAAACTTGATGCTGAACGTATAAGAAAACGAGATCAAATTATACAGCTTATTTATGACGAATCACTAGAAGGTCGAGTGTATACCATTGCTCAATTTGCCGAAAAATTCGAAGGCACTGAGGGTTTAGGGGGCAATAGAACTATTGTTGAACGCATAAATGTTAATGCAACTAAAGGTTGGATTAAATTCTTTAAAAATACAGATGATTATGATTTACCTAAAGCGGCGCGTAGTAAGTTCGGCTATGCGTGTGTGGAGGATATGAGACTACCCAGTAAAAATATTATTGATGATGATACCGGAGACACAAAAACTATTTATAAAAGAGTCAAACCAACACACTATAAATGCGCCCAATCAGGGTCAGTCTTACCCGTCGAAAATCCTGATGTATGGGTATATAGCGATACAGAAAATGATGAATAA
- a CDS encoding recombinase family protein, with amino-acid sequence MSKHVIPKRRCAVYTRKSHEEGLDQDYNSIDAQKDAGHAYIAAHRSEGWISVNDDYDDPAYSGGTLERPALKRLMKDIQESKVDTVVVYKIDRLTRSLHDFSQLVEIFERMNVSFVSVTQEFNTTSSMGRLMLNILLSFAQFEREVTAERIRDKVASSKRKGLWMGGIPPFGYDVKDRLLVVNNNEAKTVRHIFSRFLEIGSATLLVKELRLDGISTKSWTTKDNKYRPGKPIDKGFIYKLFQNRTYLGEIGHKGQWYEGKHDAIIDKTLWEAVHKRLAENYKAKGNTTRAKVPFLLKGLLFDAEGRALTTSFANSRHKNGKRYRYYLSIRDAKEGAGTSDLTRFPASEIEAAVTTQVMTLLKSSEIVKEVTTIAQVHDDELDEAMVAVALTKMTTIWEQLFPDEQARLIHLMIEKIIITPDDMDLRLRKNGLEQLAQEITPKTSKEKVVNG; translated from the coding sequence ATGAGCAAACATGTTATACCTAAACGCCGATGTGCTGTCTACACACGAAAATCCCACGAAGAGGGACTGGATCAAGATTACAATTCTATTGATGCTCAAAAAGATGCCGGGCACGCGTATATTGCTGCGCACAGAAGTGAAGGCTGGATTTCAGTGAACGATGACTATGATGATCCCGCCTATTCTGGTGGGACACTGGAGCGCCCTGCCCTAAAACGCTTAATGAAAGATATTCAAGAAAGTAAAGTTGATACGGTAGTGGTATATAAAATAGATCGCCTGACCAGAAGCCTCCATGACTTTTCGCAGCTAGTGGAGATATTTGAGCGAATGAATGTATCCTTTGTTTCTGTGACACAGGAATTTAACACGACTAGCTCCATGGGACGCTTAATGTTAAATATCTTATTATCCTTTGCACAATTTGAGCGTGAGGTCACAGCAGAACGTATACGAGATAAAGTGGCCTCGAGTAAAAGAAAAGGCTTATGGATGGGAGGTATTCCACCGTTCGGCTATGATGTTAAGGATAGGCTATTAGTGGTTAACAACAATGAGGCTAAGACAGTCCGTCATATATTTTCTCGCTTTTTAGAGATAGGGTCAGCCACACTGCTTGTAAAAGAATTACGCCTTGACGGGATATCAACAAAATCATGGACAACGAAGGATAATAAATATCGCCCTGGGAAGCCTATCGATAAAGGCTTTATTTATAAGCTTTTCCAGAATCGAACATACTTAGGTGAGATTGGGCACAAAGGCCAATGGTATGAAGGTAAGCATGATGCCATTATCGATAAGACACTCTGGGAAGCCGTCCATAAGAGGCTTGCTGAGAACTATAAGGCAAAAGGCAACACTACGCGTGCTAAAGTTCCTTTCTTATTAAAGGGATTGCTATTTGATGCAGAAGGTCGTGCTCTCACCACGTCGTTTGCCAATAGTCGGCACAAAAATGGTAAACGCTATCGTTATTACCTCAGTATACGTGATGCGAAAGAAGGCGCTGGCACTTCCGATTTAACCCGGTTTCCGGCCAGTGAAATAGAAGCTGCTGTGACAACACAGGTCATGACTCTATTAAAGTCGTCAGAGATCGTCAAAGAGGTCACCACTATCGCTCAGGTTCACGACGATGAATTAGACGAAGCTATGGTAGCGGTAGCACTCACAAAGATGACGACTATTTGGGAGCAACTCTTTCCTGATGAGCAGGCACGGCTCATTCATCTGATGATTGAGAAAATTATTATCACCCCTGATGATATGGATCTAAGGCTAAGAAAGAATGGACTCGAACAGCTGGCACAAGAAATAACACCGAAAACTTCGAAAGAGAAAGTGGTCAATGGATAA
- a CDS encoding helix-turn-helix domain-containing protein, translating into MTLASHLNQEQLALRWNLSESTIANWRSKGIGPAFLKLHNRVVYREEDIIAYEAQSLRKSTGEKAQEVHA; encoded by the coding sequence ATGACGTTAGCCTCACATCTTAATCAAGAACAACTTGCCCTTCGTTGGAATTTAAGTGAAAGCACGATCGCGAATTGGCGATCAAAAGGGATTGGCCCTGCCTTTTTAAAATTACATAACCGTGTGGTATATCGCGAGGAAGATATTATCGCGTATGAAGCACAGTCTTTGCGTAAAAGCACCGGTGAAAAAGCTCAGGAGGTGCATGCTTAA
- a CDS encoding ATP-binding protein, which produces MFPLITAEQRRSQHRGVKGCIFGKSGIGKTSLLLTLPTSSTLFFDIEAGDLAVEDWNGDAFRPKTWQECRDFAVFIGGPNYALRDEQSYSEAHFNAVCKKYGHPEQLNTYDIIFIDSITVAGRLCFQWCKGQPQAFSERTGKPDTRGAYGLHGQEMIAWLTHLQHTRNKSVWFVGILDEKVDEFNRRVFEPQIEGSKTGLELPGIVDQVITMADLPSEDGTPYRAFINHTLNPFGYPAKDRSRKLDVIEEPHLGRLMEKIKRPADMMVHHLDYGLKAPAHLDTQPPLQPKNTRNTTH; this is translated from the coding sequence ATGTTTCCTCTTATTACAGCAGAGCAACGACGATCACAGCACCGGGGTGTTAAAGGCTGTATTTTTGGTAAAAGTGGTATCGGTAAAACTTCTTTACTGTTAACGCTCCCGACATCGTCCACATTATTTTTTGATATCGAAGCCGGTGATCTTGCCGTGGAGGATTGGAATGGTGATGCCTTTAGGCCCAAGACATGGCAAGAGTGTCGAGACTTTGCTGTGTTTATTGGTGGGCCTAATTACGCGCTGCGTGACGAACAATCCTATAGTGAAGCGCACTTTAATGCGGTCTGTAAAAAGTATGGTCATCCGGAACAATTAAATACCTACGATATTATTTTTATTGACTCGATTACTGTTGCCGGTCGTTTATGTTTTCAATGGTGTAAAGGTCAACCGCAAGCCTTTAGTGAGCGCACTGGTAAACCCGATACTCGTGGTGCTTACGGATTACACGGCCAGGAGATGATTGCATGGTTAACGCACTTACAGCATACACGTAATAAAAGTGTCTGGTTCGTGGGAATACTCGATGAAAAGGTGGATGAATTTAATCGTCGCGTTTTTGAGCCACAAATCGAAGGGTCTAAAACCGGATTAGAATTGCCTGGGATTGTCGATCAGGTCATTACTATGGCAGACCTGCCTTCTGAAGACGGCACCCCCTATCGTGCTTTTATCAATCATACCTTAAACCCTTTTGGTTATCCGGCGAAGGATAGAAGTCGCAAATTAGATGTCATTGAAGAGCCGCATTTAGGTCGTCTTATGGAAAAAATAAAACGGCCTGCAGACATGATGGTTCACCATCTTGACTACGGTCTTAAAGCGCCTGCACATCTAGACACTCAACCACCGTTACAACCTAAAAATACACGCAACACCACACACTAA
- a CDS encoding DEAD/DEAH box helicase family protein, with translation MLLRPRQTTFVERSLAALEKHKNTLGVAPTGCHAPGTLLLMYDGTLKPVEDIQVGDTLMGPDSRPRHVQRLYQGTNRMYEIRPLKGEPFTVNKDHILSLVKTGNVIPDNKRADNVTDSIVNISVSAYLEQSATFKRIHKLYRTAIDFPQQEAPSVDPYLFGLLLGDKHLMHCPPPIPHHYKVGSRETRGAILEGLIDSDSNPVKSCRAFSTPSKQLADDVTFISRSLGLYPSSTSKTVNGIPYYSLTIADSAHEENVLHTGFTVHEVGLGDYYGFSVDQDHLYVMGDFTVTHNSGKTIMLSGLVGQWARKNQGAKACVLAHRDELTQQNKAKFLRVNPTLTTSVFDANEKSWQGDTTFAMVQTLSRENNLLQIPALDLLVIDEAHHAAADSYQKIIDAARAKNPDLALYGVTATPNRGDKKGLVDTFSNVADQITLGELIQAGHLVKPVTYVIDVGTQGELSQVKKTANDFDMNAVNAIMNKTLINESVLKHWKEKASDRPTIIFCSTVSHAKNVASTFQKGGINTEVIYGGLTKEERKERLERYESGESQVVVNVDVLTEGYDYTPTSCVVLLRPNSYQGTMIQMVGRGLRTVDPNEHPNIIKTDCIILDFGTSSLIHGKLEQDVNLEGEGVGEDAPQKSCPECDAAIPAGCRLCPLCGYSFSVPVDNTAAANDSRAELSDFVMTEVDLLSRSSFKWVDLYHDSTAMMATGFAAWAGAFYLYGHWYAVAGARQQHTRLLSVGERTLCIAACDDWLNLNETEGGAEKSRQWLNETATPQQLKYLPTTYTYNFSLTRYHASCLIAFNFNKNDIQRIIFTAAKQKEQVA, from the coding sequence ATGTTACTAAGACCTCGACAAACCACGTTTGTCGAGCGGAGCCTCGCTGCGCTCGAGAAACACAAAAATACACTAGGTGTGGCACCTACAGGATGTCATGCACCCGGCACATTGTTATTAATGTATGACGGCACACTAAAACCTGTCGAAGACATTCAGGTGGGCGATACCCTTATGGGGCCAGATAGTCGCCCTCGGCATGTCCAACGTTTATATCAGGGAACCAATAGGATGTATGAGATACGTCCATTAAAAGGCGAGCCGTTTACTGTCAATAAGGATCATATTCTTTCGTTAGTCAAAACTGGGAACGTTATCCCCGATAATAAACGAGCGGATAATGTCACCGACAGCATTGTGAATATTAGTGTGAGCGCTTATCTGGAACAAAGTGCTACCTTTAAACGCATACACAAACTTTACCGAACAGCAATTGATTTTCCTCAACAAGAAGCACCTTCTGTCGATCCGTATTTATTCGGGTTATTGTTAGGTGACAAACACTTAATGCATTGTCCGCCGCCGATTCCTCATCATTATAAAGTAGGATCACGAGAAACACGTGGGGCTATCCTAGAAGGGTTAATTGATTCTGATAGCAACCCTGTTAAAAGCTGCCGTGCGTTTTCTACCCCATCAAAACAGCTTGCGGATGACGTGACTTTTATTTCCCGTAGCTTAGGGCTATATCCATCGTCTACATCTAAAACGGTCAATGGAATACCCTACTATAGCTTGACGATAGCCGACAGTGCTCACGAGGAGAATGTCTTACATACAGGCTTTACCGTGCATGAAGTGGGGTTAGGCGACTACTATGGTTTTTCGGTCGACCAGGATCACTTGTATGTGATGGGAGATTTCACTGTCACACACAATAGCGGTAAGACAATTATGTTATCGGGACTGGTAGGACAATGGGCTAGAAAAAATCAAGGGGCTAAAGCCTGTGTGTTGGCGCACCGCGACGAATTAACACAACAAAACAAGGCTAAATTTTTACGTGTTAATCCGACGCTCACAACCTCTGTATTTGATGCGAACGAAAAATCCTGGCAAGGTGATACCACTTTCGCGATGGTGCAAACACTCTCACGAGAAAATAATTTACTGCAAATACCCGCGTTAGATTTATTGGTCATCGATGAGGCTCATCATGCGGCAGCAGACAGCTATCAAAAAATCATTGATGCGGCGCGAGCGAAGAATCCCGATCTTGCTTTATATGGTGTCACCGCCACCCCCAATCGTGGTGATAAAAAAGGGTTGGTGGATACCTTTTCCAATGTTGCCGATCAAATCACGCTAGGTGAATTAATTCAAGCAGGCCATCTTGTTAAACCTGTGACCTATGTGATTGATGTGGGTACGCAAGGTGAGTTATCGCAAGTGAAAAAAACGGCCAATGACTTCGATATGAATGCCGTTAACGCCATCATGAATAAAACATTAATTAATGAGTCTGTTCTAAAGCATTGGAAAGAAAAAGCGTCAGACCGGCCCACAATTATTTTTTGTTCCACGGTCAGTCATGCTAAGAATGTGGCGTCAACGTTTCAAAAAGGCGGGATTAATACAGAAGTTATTTATGGAGGCTTAACCAAAGAAGAACGCAAAGAAAGGCTCGAACGCTACGAGTCAGGGGAATCTCAAGTGGTTGTTAATGTGGATGTCTTAACCGAAGGCTATGACTACACCCCCACCAGTTGTGTGGTGCTATTACGTCCGAACAGTTATCAAGGCACCATGATTCAAATGGTGGGGCGAGGACTCCGCACGGTCGATCCGAATGAGCATCCTAACATTATCAAAACAGATTGTATTATCTTGGACTTTGGAACTAGCTCGCTTATTCACGGCAAGCTTGAACAAGACGTTAATCTAGAAGGAGAGGGGGTGGGTGAGGATGCCCCTCAAAAGTCGTGTCCTGAATGTGATGCTGCTATACCCGCAGGGTGTCGACTGTGTCCCTTATGTGGTTATTCCTTCAGTGTTCCTGTTGACAATACTGCCGCCGCTAATGATAGCCGTGCTGAACTCAGTGACTTTGTCATGACAGAGGTCGACTTACTTTCACGCTCTAGTTTTAAATGGGTGGATCTTTACCACGATAGTACAGCCATGATGGCCACAGGGTTTGCTGCGTGGGCAGGCGCCTTTTATTTATATGGCCATTGGTATGCGGTAGCGGGTGCTCGACAACAACACACACGACTGCTGTCCGTTGGCGAGAGAACGTTATGTATCGCTGCGTGTGATGACTGGCTCAATCTTAACGAAACCGAAGGGGGTGCCGAAAAATCGCGTCAATGGCTCAATGAAACCGCGACACCACAACAGCTTAAGTATTTACCAACAACATACACCTATAACTTTAGTTTAACGCGTTATCACGCTAGTTGTTTAATTGCGTTTAATTTTAATAAAAACGATATTCAACGCATTATTTTTACTGCCGCTAAGCAAAAAGAGCAGGTGGCGTAG
- a CDS encoding DUF6511 domain-containing protein: MSYCCAICCARSRGFGWRDPNKALKRQRFCSKRCQDIHYHYFTQGIIVTESEKNEFEKIAREAVINPLATYVCNVGSEKALFDYTKEEIHGLIHTIIHTYTTRLQNLYSDDIPF, translated from the coding sequence TTGTCCTATTGCTGTGCTATTTGCTGCGCCCGATCACGTGGATTTGGCTGGCGAGATCCAAATAAAGCATTAAAGAGGCAGCGTTTTTGCTCAAAGCGTTGCCAAGATATTCATTACCACTACTTTACACAAGGCATCATCGTGACAGAAAGTGAAAAAAACGAATTTGAAAAAATAGCAAGAGAAGCCGTTATTAATCCACTCGCTACCTATGTCTGTAACGTCGGCTCTGAGAAAGCGTTATTCGACTATACCAAAGAGGAAATACACGGACTGATACACACGATTATTCACACCTACACAACACGATTACAGAATTTATATTCTGACGATATCCCATTCTAA
- a CDS encoding site-specific DNA-methyltransferase, producing the protein MAHIAVDSVVHWPLKKLIPYARNARTHDDTQVSQIAASIVEFGFVNPILVSSDGTIIAGHGRLLAAQQLQLEKAPVIILDHLTESQRRALVIADNKLAENAGWNDELLALELDDLKDLGFNLDIIGFSDDELDELLDFDSASDSQGNEDEVPEPEESVISQVGDIWLLGDHKLLCGDATSREDINTLLGDELVDMTFTDPPYNVDYGSNQRDKIRFNSRPILNDNLGEGFYTFLKDALTHILDKTKGACYICMSSSELDTLQKAFRDAGGRWSTFIIWAKNHFTLGHSDYQRQYESILYGWKQGSDHFWCGDRNQTDLWFFNKPNKSDLHPTMKPVELVEKAIRNSSKSRDIVLDPFGGSGSTLIACEKANRRARLVELDPKYVDVIIRRWQEYSGGEATRLLDSLTFNSLEVTSA; encoded by the coding sequence ATGGCGCACATCGCTGTAGATTCGGTGGTGCACTGGCCACTCAAAAAACTTATTCCCTATGCCCGTAACGCTCGCACACATGACGATACCCAAGTCTCTCAAATCGCTGCCAGTATTGTCGAGTTTGGTTTTGTTAATCCTATCCTAGTCTCGAGTGACGGAACGATTATCGCAGGCCATGGCCGCCTACTAGCCGCACAACAATTACAACTTGAAAAAGCCCCTGTGATTATTCTAGATCATCTAACAGAATCACAGAGACGGGCGCTGGTTATTGCAGATAATAAACTCGCAGAAAACGCTGGATGGAACGACGAACTACTTGCCTTGGAACTTGATGATTTAAAAGACCTAGGGTTTAATCTCGATATCATTGGCTTTTCGGATGACGAGCTAGATGAATTACTGGATTTTGATAGCGCATCGGATAGCCAGGGTAACGAGGATGAGGTGCCTGAGCCAGAAGAAAGTGTGATCAGTCAAGTCGGTGATATATGGTTGCTAGGCGATCATAAATTATTATGTGGAGATGCCACTAGCCGTGAGGATATTAATACGCTACTGGGGGATGAGTTGGTCGATATGACCTTTACCGATCCGCCTTATAATGTGGATTATGGGAGCAACCAGCGCGATAAAATACGCTTTAATAGTCGCCCTATACTCAATGATAATCTAGGCGAGGGCTTTTACACATTTTTAAAAGACGCGCTAACGCATATCCTCGATAAAACTAAAGGCGCGTGTTATATCTGTATGTCCTCCAGCGAGCTGGATACCTTACAAAAGGCATTTCGCGATGCCGGTGGCCGTTGGTCGACATTTATTATTTGGGCGAAAAATCATTTTACATTAGGCCATTCCGATTATCAGCGGCAATACGAATCGATTCTCTATGGATGGAAACAGGGCAGCGACCACTTCTGGTGCGGTGATAGAAATCAAACCGATCTATGGTTTTTTAATAAGCCTAATAAGAGTGACTTACATCCTACGATGAAGCCGGTCGAGCTTGTGGAGAAAGCAATAAGAAATTCCAGTAAAAGTCGGGATATTGTATTAGACCCGTTTGGTGGCTCTGGCAGTACCTTAATTGCCTGTGAGAAAGCGAACCGCCGTGCAAGGCTAGTAGAGCTTGATCCTAAATATGTGGACGTTATTATTCGTCGTTGGCAAGAATATTCAGGGGGGGAAGCGACAAGGCTGTTGGATTCTCTTACCTTTAACAGCCTAGAGGTAACGTCGGCTTAA
- a CDS encoding DUF2924 domain-containing protein: MPITETPPSTLTQIMQLESMTMKELLAMWQEFNPTPPPVRARSYIERRLAYALQVNALSTQEKKIVAKNTQRIESISKSYALNKSKNKQGTYIPVPGTILKRLYNDVEYEVIVLSDGQFEFQKQLYKSLSKIAKEITGTHWSGPAFFGLRKPNTPSKNKK, encoded by the coding sequence ATGCCGATAACAGAAACACCCCCTTCTACACTAACGCAGATTATGCAACTTGAAAGCATGACCATGAAAGAACTGTTAGCTATGTGGCAGGAGTTCAACCCAACGCCACCCCCAGTACGCGCACGAAGCTATATTGAACGACGTCTAGCTTATGCATTACAAGTTAACGCGTTAAGTACCCAAGAGAAAAAAATAGTGGCTAAAAATACACAACGTATTGAAAGCATCAGTAAATCCTATGCACTCAATAAAAGCAAAAATAAACAAGGAACTTATATTCCAGTACCGGGCACCATTTTGAAGCGGCTTTACAACGATGTGGAATACGAAGTGATTGTTCTATCAGACGGACAGTTTGAATTTCAAAAACAGCTCTATAAAAGCTTATCCAAAATTGCGAAAGAGATTACCGGTACACATTGGTCTGGGCCTGCGTTTTTTGGTTTGCGTAAGCCCAACACCCCATCGAAAAATAAAAAATGA
- a CDS encoding crossover junction endodeoxyribonuclease RuvC: protein MDNLNVLSLDLGTTTGWAAQSKECIISGTANFKHSRYDGGGMRFLKFNAWLRDLHTSIDGIDVIYFEEVRRHIGTDAAHVYGGFLATLTAFGEQENIPYQGVPVGTIKKHITGKGNASKSEMIKHIKNLGYEPADDNEADALGLLMWAQDQQTGRH from the coding sequence ATGGATAATTTAAACGTATTATCACTGGATCTCGGCACAACGACTGGATGGGCGGCACAGTCGAAGGAATGTATTATCAGCGGCACGGCTAATTTCAAGCATAGTCGTTACGACGGGGGTGGGATGCGATTTTTAAAATTTAATGCTTGGCTACGAGATTTACATACATCCATCGATGGCATAGACGTGATTTATTTCGAGGAGGTGAGGCGGCACATAGGGACAGACGCAGCGCATGTGTATGGCGGATTCTTAGCAACACTTACCGCGTTTGGTGAGCAGGAAAATATTCCTTACCAAGGTGTGCCTGTTGGGACAATTAAAAAACATATCACAGGCAAAGGTAATGCGAGCAAAAGCGAAATGATTAAACATATTAAAAATTTAGGCTATGAACCTGCTGACGATAACGAGGCAGATGCGCTAGGACTGCTCATGTGGGCGCAGGATCAACAAACAGGGAGACACTAA